In Cytobacillus oceanisediminis, the following proteins share a genomic window:
- a CDS encoding SpoIIE family protein phosphatase, whose protein sequence is MGILVVDDNQANLFVIQHILKRAGYKDHLTFSSAKDMFQHLQGYSPFSADIKADIILMDIMMPEMDGIEACRRLQQIPHLKDIPVIFVTALEDSNKVAEALDAGGTDYVMKPINKTELLARIRAALRLKYEKDWHKEQENKIKNELDLSMQVQTSMLSEPIYHEHTLLKASYLPANKLAGDMYYWHQIDEHRFAAIQLDMMGHGISASLVCMFISSVLRDAIRTCSDPEYVMKELNRWMNSLNQRNQRIPYYFTAIYLVLNKKDKTVEYVNAGHPAGYALTDKKEMVSLSSNMCAVGFFEDITIQKETIPYIDSIQLLLFTDGVEEAVEQNNLNPCEYLQRFASFHWNAARTAEPIDMILTKQQQASADDDMCVVLVQAD, encoded by the coding sequence ATGGGAATCCTAGTTGTGGACGATAATCAAGCCAATTTGTTTGTTATTCAGCATATATTAAAACGCGCCGGGTATAAAGACCATTTAACGTTTTCTTCTGCAAAGGATATGTTTCAGCATCTTCAGGGATATTCACCTTTTTCAGCTGATATAAAGGCAGACATTATCTTAATGGATATTATGATGCCGGAGATGGATGGAATTGAAGCATGCCGGCGGCTTCAACAGATTCCACATTTAAAGGATATACCGGTGATTTTTGTAACTGCACTGGAAGATTCAAATAAGGTAGCAGAAGCTCTTGATGCGGGCGGAACTGATTATGTTATGAAGCCCATAAATAAAACGGAACTGCTTGCCCGGATTCGCGCTGCTTTAAGACTTAAATATGAAAAGGACTGGCATAAGGAGCAGGAAAATAAAATCAAGAATGAATTGGATTTATCCATGCAGGTTCAGACCAGCATGCTGAGCGAGCCGATTTATCATGAACATACACTGTTAAAAGCGTCCTACCTCCCAGCCAACAAACTTGCAGGGGATATGTATTACTGGCACCAAATAGATGAACACCGCTTTGCAGCCATTCAGCTAGACATGATGGGCCACGGAATTTCAGCATCCCTTGTATGCATGTTTATCTCTTCTGTTCTAAGGGATGCCATCAGAACATGCAGCGATCCTGAATACGTCATGAAGGAGCTAAACCGGTGGATGAACTCCCTTAATCAGCGCAATCAGCGGATTCCATATTATTTTACAGCCATTTATCTCGTCCTTAATAAAAAAGACAAAACAGTCGAGTATGTAAATGCTGGACATCCAGCCGGATATGCACTCACAGATAAAAAGGAAATGGTCAGCTTATCCAGCAATATGTGTGCAGTAGGCTTTTTTGAAGATATTACGATACAAAAAGAAACAATTCCCTATATAGACTCCATCCAGCTGCTCTTGTTTACGGACGGAGTGGAAGAAGCAGTGGAGCAGAATAATCTTAACCCTTGTGAATATCTTCAGCGCTTCGCATCCTTCCATTGGAATGCTGCCAGAACAGCGGAACCAATCGATATGATTCTGACTAAACAGCAGCAGGCAAGCGCTGATGATGATATGTGTGTTGTTCTGGTTCAGGCAGATTAG
- a CDS encoding aspartate kinase encodes MKVVKFGGSSLASGKQIEKVFNIVNADPERKIIVVSAPGKRFSADNKVTDLLIACAEKRIQGEAADDLAEAVLDRYGQIADELELGLDIKDIIREDLFTRLSSDTDDPEVFMDLIKASGEDNNAKLVAAYFQQQGVEARYVNPKEAGLLVSPEPGNAQVLPEAYVNLYSLREEDGIIIFPGFFGYSRDGQVFTFSRSGSDVTGSILAGAAKADLYENFTDVDAVYSVNPFIVERPKEIKELTYREMRELSYAGFTVLHDEALVPAFRAGIPVQIKNTNNPSAPGTRIVNERDNTNGPVIGIASDQGFCSIYVGKYLMNREVGFGRKLLTILEEYGLSYEHTPSGIDDISIILRENQFTDGMEEEILSRIQHELHADEVKIQHSLSLIMVVGEGMRQNIGTMARASKALAKAKVNMEMINQGSSEVSMMFGVQAVDEKRAVQALYNEFFAAAAVV; translated from the coding sequence ATGAAAGTCGTGAAGTTCGGAGGATCTTCTTTAGCATCCGGAAAGCAAATCGAAAAAGTTTTCAATATTGTAAATGCTGATCCAGAGCGGAAGATAATAGTCGTCTCGGCTCCTGGAAAGCGATTTTCAGCAGATAATAAGGTTACTGATTTATTAATCGCATGTGCAGAGAAACGGATTCAGGGGGAAGCAGCAGATGACTTGGCTGAAGCTGTATTGGATCGGTATGGCCAAATCGCTGATGAATTGGAGCTGGGTCTGGACATTAAAGATATAATCAGGGAGGATCTTTTTACAAGGCTCTCCAGCGATACAGATGATCCTGAAGTTTTTATGGATCTGATCAAGGCGAGCGGCGAGGATAATAACGCAAAGCTTGTTGCAGCTTATTTTCAGCAGCAGGGAGTGGAAGCAAGGTATGTGAACCCGAAAGAAGCGGGATTGCTTGTAAGCCCGGAGCCCGGAAATGCACAGGTTCTTCCTGAGGCATATGTGAATCTATATTCCTTAAGGGAAGAGGACGGGATTATCATTTTTCCAGGTTTCTTTGGATATAGCAGGGATGGGCAGGTGTTCACATTTTCAAGAAGCGGATCGGATGTGACTGGTTCCATTTTGGCTGGGGCAGCCAAAGCGGACTTGTATGAAAACTTTACAGATGTGGATGCTGTATATTCGGTCAATCCATTTATTGTGGAAAGGCCTAAAGAAATCAAAGAACTGACATACCGCGAAATGCGGGAGCTTTCCTATGCAGGCTTTACAGTCCTGCATGATGAAGCGCTTGTGCCGGCATTCAGGGCTGGAATTCCTGTGCAGATTAAAAATACGAATAATCCATCTGCTCCTGGCACCAGGATTGTGAACGAGCGCGATAATACAAACGGACCTGTGATCGGGATTGCCAGTGATCAGGGATTCTGCAGCATATACGTCGGCAAATACTTAATGAACAGGGAAGTCGGCTTCGGGAGGAAGCTGCTGACCATTTTGGAAGAGTATGGCCTCAGCTATGAGCATACGCCGTCAGGAATTGATGACATCTCCATTATTCTGCGGGAAAACCAATTTACTGATGGTATGGAGGAAGAAATACTGAGCCGCATTCAACATGAACTTCACGCGGATGAGGTGAAAATCCAGCACAGCCTGTCGCTTATCATGGTGGTTGGTGAGGGGATGCGCCAAAACATCGGAACAATGGCGCGCGCCTCCAAAGCCCTCGCTAAAGCGAAAGTAAATATGGAAATGATCAATCAGGGCTCATCTGAAGTGAGCATGATGTTTGGCGTACAGGCAGTGGATGAAAAACGCGCGGTACAGGCGCTTTACAATGAGTTCTTTGCTGCGGCAGCAGTGGTGTGA
- a CDS encoding glycosyltransferase produces the protein MKKLLILLIMLLMPLNMLAAPGNAAAQKPCITQSEVKFENEFRRLWIDHVLWTSNYITSATTAGAEDQKQVLARLLKKQEDIGNSIKPYYGDAAGNKLTELLKEHIVIAGDIVEAAKSGQGAKVNQLNKEWYRNADDIAAFLSEANPNLKNEDVKKLLYTHLELVTDDLTASLVKDWDARIVSIDDGITHIIMMADAISDAVVKQFPDKFKG, from the coding sequence ATGAAGAAATTACTGATCTTATTAATAATGCTGCTGATGCCGCTGAATATGCTGGCAGCCCCGGGCAATGCAGCTGCACAGAAACCGTGTATCACCCAATCAGAGGTTAAGTTTGAAAATGAATTCCGCAGATTATGGATCGACCATGTATTATGGACAAGCAATTATATTACAAGTGCTACAACAGCCGGGGCAGAGGATCAGAAGCAGGTTCTGGCAAGGCTCTTGAAAAAACAGGAGGACATCGGCAATTCGATAAAGCCCTATTATGGAGATGCTGCAGGAAATAAGCTTACAGAGCTGCTTAAGGAGCATATCGTTATTGCAGGAGATATTGTTGAAGCTGCCAAGAGCGGGCAAGGCGCCAAAGTGAATCAGCTGAACAAAGAATGGTATCGCAATGCCGATGATATCGCTGCTTTTCTAAGCGAAGCCAATCCTAATTTAAAAAATGAAGATGTAAAAAAATTGCTATACACGCATCTTGAATTAGTGACGGATGATTTAACAGCAAGCCTGGTTAAGGATTGGGATGCAAGAATTGTTTCGATTGATGATGGAATAACGCATATTATCATGATGGCAGATGCCATTTCTGATGCGGTTGTGAAGCAATTCCCGGACAAATTTAAAGGGTAA
- a CDS encoding MFS transporter: MSGDQKKKMIILMINMFIAIGSFGIIIPILPAYLESINQGGTAAGLMIAIFAGAQLIFSPIAGKWADQYGRRKMIIYGLAGLTLSMLVFYAVDSIWLLYFSRVIGGIGAALLIPAIFAYIADITTMEQRAKGNGLVSAAMSLGIVVGPGIGGFLADFGLKMPFLISALVSLVAVIFSIVLLKESSTLQTVPGEMPEEEPMVKKLAMSVKKPYFIPLVITLVMSFGLMAYESVLGLYLDNEFAATPQEIAIMVTSTGVISVIVQLFVVDRVVNKFGEGKVLNIFLAVAASGFLVSLFAGSYALFFVISLIIFLATSILRPVLTTLISKMAGNEQGFAMGMNNAYMSIGNVLGPTIAGVLYDVRITYPFVLGLALLIVTLFITIAWQKKEPKPKAAV, encoded by the coding sequence ATGTCAGGGGATCAAAAGAAAAAGATGATCATATTGATGATCAATATGTTTATTGCGATCGGAAGCTTTGGGATTATCATTCCGATTTTGCCGGCTTATTTGGAATCCATTAATCAGGGGGGAACGGCAGCAGGCCTGATGATTGCCATTTTTGCGGGTGCCCAGCTGATTTTTTCTCCCATTGCGGGGAAATGGGCTGACCAGTACGGACGCAGAAAGATGATTATTTACGGGTTAGCTGGTCTGACTTTATCCATGCTTGTCTTTTATGCAGTAGATTCCATTTGGCTGCTTTACTTTTCACGTGTCATTGGAGGCATTGGGGCAGCCTTGCTGATTCCAGCTATTTTTGCTTACATTGCAGATATTACTACCATGGAGCAGCGTGCAAAAGGAAATGGCCTTGTCTCAGCTGCGATGTCACTTGGAATTGTTGTTGGACCTGGAATTGGCGGATTTTTGGCAGACTTCGGCTTGAAAATGCCATTTCTGATTTCAGCACTTGTATCTCTAGTGGCTGTTATTTTTTCAATTGTGCTCCTCAAAGAAAGCAGCACATTGCAGACCGTGCCAGGAGAGATGCCTGAAGAGGAACCAATGGTCAAGAAGCTGGCAATGTCTGTTAAGAAGCCTTATTTTATTCCGCTTGTCATTACATTGGTGATGAGCTTTGGGCTAATGGCGTATGAATCTGTGCTGGGGCTGTACCTTGATAATGAGTTTGCTGCTACTCCCCAGGAAATTGCCATTATGGTGACTTCAACGGGGGTCATTAGTGTAATTGTTCAGTTATTTGTAGTTGATCGGGTGGTTAATAAATTCGGAGAAGGAAAGGTATTGAATATCTTTTTAGCTGTTGCAGCGTCAGGATTCCTTGTCTCGCTGTTTGCAGGCAGCTATGCGCTTTTCTTCGTTATTTCGCTGATCATTTTCCTTGCTACTTCCATCCTGCGTCCGGTTTTAACCACGCTAATCTCAAAAATGGCCGGCAATGAGCAGGGATTTGCGATGGGTATGAACAATGCTTATATGAGTATTGGAAACGTGCTTGGGCCAACGATTGCCGGTGTACTTTACGATGTGCGGATTACCTATCCGTTTGTTCTCGGTCTGGCCTTATTGATCGTTACATTGTTTATCACGATTGCTTGGCAAAAAAAGGAGCCGAAACCGAAAGCGGCTGTATAG
- the purU gene encoding formyltetrahydrofolate deformylase yields the protein MNTNINANRATLLISCPERPGIISTVSNFLLEHKANIVHFDQHTTDPLAGIFFMRIEFDMNHFDESFSKLKEDLPEMAREYSMEWKLSGKGERKRMAIFVSKMDHCLLELLWRWKSKELEVDIPLVISNHPDMREVVEGFGIPYHHVPITPDTKAEAEQKSVELLDGKVDFIVLARYMQILSPSFISKYPNRIINIHHSFLPAFVGANPYARAFNRGVKLIGATAHYVTNDLDEGPIIEQDVQRVNHRHTAQDLKIAGRHVERQVLAQAVAWHVEDKVIVHGNKTIVF from the coding sequence ATGAATACAAATATCAACGCAAACCGGGCGACATTGCTGATATCCTGTCCTGAGAGGCCAGGCATTATCTCCACAGTCTCCAATTTCCTGCTGGAGCATAAGGCTAACATTGTCCATTTTGACCAGCACACAACCGATCCGCTGGCAGGCATCTTCTTTATGCGGATTGAATTCGATATGAATCATTTTGATGAGTCCTTTTCAAAACTGAAAGAGGATCTGCCTGAAATGGCCAGGGAATACTCAATGGAGTGGAAGCTGAGCGGCAAAGGCGAGCGCAAGCGGATGGCCATATTTGTTTCTAAGATGGATCACTGTCTGCTGGAGCTGCTATGGCGCTGGAAGTCGAAGGAGCTTGAAGTGGATATTCCCTTGGTGATCAGCAATCATCCCGACATGAGGGAAGTGGTGGAGGGTTTTGGAATACCTTATCATCATGTTCCGATTACACCTGACACTAAAGCTGAAGCCGAGCAAAAGTCGGTGGAGCTGCTGGATGGAAAAGTGGATTTCATTGTACTGGCGAGATATATGCAGATTCTTTCGCCGAGCTTTATTTCCAAATATCCAAATAGGATTATCAATATCCATCATAGCTTTCTGCCAGCCTTCGTGGGAGCCAATCCTTATGCACGGGCGTTTAACCGCGGAGTCAAGCTGATTGGGGCAACAGCTCATTATGTAACGAATGATTTGGATGAAGGCCCGATCATTGAGCAGGATGTCCAGCGGGTTAATCACCGCCACACTGCACAGGATCTCAAAATTGCAGGACGTCATGTGGAAAGACAGGTTCTAGCCCAGGCAGTCGCCTGGCATGTGGAAGACAAAGTTATTGTGCATGGAAATAAGACGATTGTATTTTAG
- a CDS encoding FbpB family small basic protein: MKKKKLSMIEMIKANKEELLKDSRELEKIEKKIDDKYAKAH, encoded by the coding sequence ATGAAAAAGAAAAAATTATCAATGATTGAAATGATTAAGGCAAATAAAGAAGAGCTTTTAAAAGATAGCCGTGAGCTTGAAAAGATCGAAAAGAAGATAGACGATAAATATGCAAAAGCACATTAA
- a CDS encoding alkaline phosphatase D family protein, with product MNNERSIDDLIRKFNEENLKRDIDRRSFLSGAGKIAGFSLALAMAQSLGMGNLKVDAAPKFSKYPFTLGVASGDPLSDSVVLWTRLAPDPLNGGGMPNHAVPVKWELAEDEHFRKVVNRGTEIAVPDLAHSVHVEAEGLMPNTVYYYRFKCGNELSPIGKTKTLPAAGAKVSGLSFAFASCQQYEHGFFTAYQHMAKENLDFVIHLGDYIYEYGPNEYISPTGNVRHHSGPEIISIEDYRNRHAQYKSDPHLREAHAAFPWVVTWDDHEVENNYAAGIPEKGQSAEAFIKRRAAAYQAYYEHMPLRLSSMPNGDGMQLYREFSYGSLASFLVLDSRQYRDDQANGDGSKPHTPESLDPNRTLLGNEQEQWVESNLASSKAHWNVLAQQVFFAQRNFGTIASPKLSMDAWDGYPAARQRLADFAASNNMGNLIVLTGDVHASWASNILTDYNDPNAKLIGAEFVGTSITSGGNGSDVRADTEKTLAENPHIKFFNNYRGYVRCQVTPEQWRADYRVLPFVTEPGADISTRASFVFEKDQAGLKQVSASAVPQGVRISAEVEEDRHRAHTRAHEKQLKKKREKVLH from the coding sequence ATGAACAATGAGAGGTCAATTGATGATTTAATCAGGAAGTTTAATGAAGAGAACTTGAAGAGGGACATTGACCGCCGGAGCTTTCTATCTGGTGCAGGGAAAATTGCCGGTTTTTCGCTTGCCCTGGCTATGGCGCAATCATTAGGTATGGGCAATCTAAAGGTTGATGCTGCTCCTAAGTTCAGCAAGTATCCTTTTACGCTCGGTGTTGCATCAGGAGATCCTCTTTCGGACAGTGTGGTTTTATGGACAAGGCTTGCACCAGATCCGCTTAATGGAGGCGGGATGCCTAATCATGCTGTGCCAGTCAAATGGGAACTTGCTGAAGATGAACACTTCCGTAAAGTTGTTAATCGCGGAACAGAAATTGCAGTGCCGGATTTGGCACATTCTGTGCATGTGGAGGCAGAAGGCTTAATGCCGAACACTGTCTATTATTATCGTTTTAAATGTGGAAATGAACTAAGCCCCATCGGCAAAACAAAGACGCTTCCGGCTGCAGGTGCCAAAGTATCAGGTCTATCATTTGCATTTGCTTCATGCCAGCAGTATGAACATGGATTTTTTACAGCCTATCAGCATATGGCAAAGGAAAATCTGGATTTTGTCATTCACCTTGGCGACTACATATATGAATATGGGCCAAATGAATATATTTCACCAACAGGAAATGTTCGCCACCATAGCGGACCGGAAATTATCTCTATTGAAGATTATAGGAACCGCCATGCTCAGTACAAATCTGACCCACATCTGAGAGAAGCTCATGCTGCTTTCCCTTGGGTGGTAACTTGGGATGACCACGAAGTGGAAAATAACTATGCAGCAGGGATTCCGGAAAAAGGCCAGTCAGCTGAAGCATTTATTAAACGCCGTGCTGCCGCTTATCAGGCATACTATGAGCACATGCCGCTCCGGCTATCTTCCATGCCAAATGGTGATGGTATGCAGCTGTATAGGGAATTCAGCTATGGCAGCCTAGCGTCATTCCTTGTGCTTGATTCCCGGCAATATCGGGATGATCAGGCAAATGGTGATGGCAGCAAGCCACATACGCCGGAGTCGCTTGATCCAAACCGCACTCTTCTTGGCAATGAACAGGAACAATGGGTTGAAAGCAATCTTGCCAGCTCCAAAGCGCATTGGAATGTACTTGCACAGCAGGTGTTCTTTGCCCAGAGAAATTTCGGGACAATTGCCTCGCCGAAGTTGAGCATGGATGCATGGGATGGTTACCCTGCTGCCCGGCAGCGTTTGGCTGATTTTGCTGCTTCAAACAATATGGGAAACCTAATTGTTCTGACTGGGGATGTTCATGCAAGCTGGGCTTCCAATATTCTAACAGACTATAATGATCCAAATGCAAAGCTGATTGGGGCCGAATTTGTCGGAACCTCTATCACATCAGGTGGAAACGGATCAGATGTGAGAGCGGATACGGAAAAGACACTTGCAGAAAATCCGCATATTAAGTTCTTTAATAATTATAGAGGCTATGTCCGCTGCCAGGTAACACCAGAGCAATGGCGTGCAGATTATCGGGTTCTTCCTTTCGTAACAGAGCCTGGGGCGGATATTTCAACGAGAGCATCCTTTGTTTTTGAAAAAGATCAGGCTGGCTTGAAACAGGTTTCGGCTTCAGCTGTACCTCAGGGAGTTCGAATATCTGCTGAGGTGGAGGAAGACCGCCATCGCGCCCATACCCGGGCACATGAAAAGCAGCTTAAGAAAAAGCGTGAAAAAGTATTACATTAA
- a CDS encoding twin-arginine translocase TatA/TatE family subunit, translated as MISNIGIPGLILVLVIALIIFGPSKLPEIGRAFGRTLTEFKSAAKDLVSDEVKNEEKKPVLSALKKDN; from the coding sequence ATGATATCGAACATTGGCATTCCAGGCTTAATTCTCGTTCTTGTCATTGCATTGATCATATTTGGGCCATCCAAGCTTCCCGAAATCGGGAGGGCATTTGGGCGGACCTTAACGGAGTTTAAAAGTGCCGCAAAAGATTTAGTGTCAGATGAGGTAAAGAATGAAGAGAAAAAACCAGTGCTTTCGGCTTTAAAAAAAGATAATTAA
- a CDS encoding FbpB family small basic protein translates to MKKAKVSFAELIKKNKEELLRDQELLAKIEKRLDEKYTKVK, encoded by the coding sequence ATGAAAAAAGCTAAAGTATCATTTGCAGAATTAATTAAAAAAAACAAAGAAGAGCTGCTGAGAGATCAAGAATTGCTGGCTAAAATTGAAAAACGTTTAGACGAAAAATACACAAAGGTGAAATAA
- a CDS encoding TerC family protein: MELSLILEYGWVLLLLVALEGLLAADNALVLAIMVKHLPEEQRKKALFYGLAGAFVFRFGSLFAISYLVDVWQVQAIGALYLLFIAANHILRKFLVKKGEEEAEVTKEKKQSGFWLTVFKVELADIAFAVDSILAAVALAVALPDSGLGHIGGLDGGKFFVIFAGGMIGLIIMRFAANLFVDLLHRRPGLEVAAFGIVGWVGVKLAVYTMSHPALAILPEGFAKSTEWKVTFYVVLIGIALAGWFLSKEKQEVPAEEKAS; the protein is encoded by the coding sequence ATGGAATTATCACTAATACTTGAATATGGATGGGTATTGCTGCTGCTTGTGGCGCTGGAGGGTTTATTGGCTGCTGATAACGCGCTGGTGCTGGCGATTATGGTTAAGCACCTTCCGGAGGAGCAGAGGAAGAAAGCTTTATTTTACGGGTTGGCTGGAGCGTTTGTTTTCCGCTTTGGATCGTTATTTGCGATTTCATATTTAGTAGATGTATGGCAGGTTCAAGCCATTGGAGCGCTATACCTTCTGTTTATCGCGGCTAATCACATATTAAGAAAATTTCTTGTGAAAAAAGGCGAGGAAGAAGCAGAAGTAACGAAAGAAAAGAAACAATCTGGTTTTTGGCTGACAGTATTTAAAGTTGAGCTAGCTGATATAGCATTCGCTGTAGATTCCATTCTGGCAGCGGTCGCTCTGGCCGTGGCTCTTCCGGATTCAGGACTTGGCCATATAGGTGGACTTGACGGCGGAAAGTTCTTTGTCATCTTTGCCGGCGGTATGATCGGATTGATCATTATGCGTTTTGCTGCAAACCTCTTTGTAGATCTGCTTCACAGGAGACCTGGACTTGAGGTTGCAGCATTTGGTATTGTCGGCTGGGTTGGTGTCAAATTGGCTGTCTATACAATGTCCCATCCGGCGCTGGCGATCCTGCCTGAAGGATTTGCCAAGTCGACCGAATGGAAAGTTACTTTTTATGTAGTCTTAATTGGAATAGCATTAGCTGGATGGTTCCTTTCCAAGGAAAAACAGGAAGTGCCAGCTGAAGAAAAAGCAAGCTAA
- a CDS encoding GNAT family N-acetyltransferase gives MVKLEPFTEKDFDLLISWISTPELMVQWSGAHFKFPLNHEQLAKYVSSANLETSSEYIYKVMANDEIVGHISLGRVDRVNETARIGKVFICPAARGKGYASEMIHQILNLAFQELKLNRISLGVFDFNLPAIKIYEQAGFQKEGLLRQTNKVRNDYWNLIEMSILKAEWQASAGLRGIQSNV, from the coding sequence ATGGTAAAATTAGAACCTTTTACAGAAAAAGATTTCGATTTGCTCATCAGCTGGATCAGCACACCGGAATTAATGGTTCAGTGGAGCGGTGCCCATTTCAAATTCCCGCTTAATCATGAGCAGCTTGCTAAGTATGTTAGCTCTGCGAATCTGGAAACCAGCTCGGAATACATCTACAAAGTTATGGCAAACGATGAAATCGTCGGTCATATTTCCCTTGGCAGGGTTGACCGTGTCAACGAAACTGCGAGGATTGGCAAGGTTTTCATCTGCCCCGCAGCACGGGGGAAAGGGTATGCTTCAGAAATGATTCATCAAATCCTGAACTTAGCGTTCCAAGAGCTGAAATTAAATAGAATCAGTCTCGGGGTTTTCGATTTTAATCTGCCTGCTATTAAGATTTACGAGCAGGCAGGTTTCCAAAAAGAAGGACTTCTCAGGCAGACCAATAAAGTTAGAAATGATTATTGGAACTTGATAGAAATGAGCATCCTGAAAGCTGAATGGCAGGCCAGCGCCGGGCTAAGGGGTATTCAATCAAACGTTTGA
- a CDS encoding DUF2269 family protein, whose protein sequence is MGTKAARWLKILHIVLVSLFFGGIMSSLVLNFNMKLAAYDQTLDMYQNVVAISDYIVRTGAVGTLLVGIIYGCFTNWGFFKHRWVTIKWILFIIQTIVGITIVDELMVENLALLEAEGSKALTNPVFIDNHTVRQYAVYFQIAVTLFIFAISVLRPWKKKRQK, encoded by the coding sequence ATGGGAACAAAAGCAGCCAGATGGCTAAAAATTCTTCATATCGTTCTGGTTTCCTTATTTTTCGGAGGGATCATGAGCTCACTCGTTTTGAATTTCAACATGAAGTTAGCTGCTTATGATCAAACATTGGATATGTACCAAAACGTGGTGGCTATCAGCGACTATATTGTGCGGACTGGTGCTGTCGGCACATTACTGGTGGGCATTATTTATGGCTGTTTTACAAATTGGGGGTTTTTCAAGCACAGATGGGTAACAATTAAGTGGATTTTATTTATTATCCAAACTATTGTCGGCATTACAATTGTCGATGAATTAATGGTGGAAAATCTGGCCCTGCTTGAAGCAGAAGGCAGCAAGGCGCTGACAAATCCTGTTTTCATAGATAATCATACTGTTCGACAGTATGCCGTCTACTTTCAAATTGCAGTCACCCTTTTCATTTTTGCGATATCCGTCTTGCGTCCTTGGAAAAAGAAAAGGCAAAAATAA
- a CDS encoding TVP38/TMEM64 family protein: MNGKIEVSLHGLIILLALYILFNLMPTLLPAYKWVIITGMAAILVLDFYFFAAGKWSRLKYSRLALMFMFSLLLIVFITFYLTKILVLTDAYGLESMLREYEAEGKLIFFLVCFLQPILLPLPEAVTLPAGSAVFGPAAAAFLGFTGTISGIIVMFWTARIGGLKLVSRFIKERHLIKYQKYMEKNENTILMLLFVIPILPDEIICVGAGMGGVSFKKFLGIASISKMATSLLLAYSLSLAHALSLSASQLLLVVSVVIGVFYSVSHFYKKKKKRNYEDCP; encoded by the coding sequence ATGAATGGAAAAATTGAAGTTAGTTTGCATGGGCTTATCATTTTATTAGCGTTGTATATATTGTTTAATTTAATGCCGACACTTTTGCCGGCTTATAAATGGGTTATCATTACAGGCATGGCTGCCATATTAGTGTTGGATTTTTACTTTTTTGCTGCAGGCAAGTGGTCTCGATTAAAATACAGCAGACTGGCACTGATGTTTATGTTCAGTCTGCTGTTAATTGTTTTTATTACCTTTTATTTAACAAAGATACTCGTTCTGACTGATGCCTATGGGCTCGAGAGTATGCTGAGGGAATATGAGGCGGAAGGGAAGCTCATCTTTTTCTTGGTTTGCTTTTTACAGCCCATTCTTTTGCCGCTTCCCGAAGCCGTAACACTGCCTGCCGGAAGTGCCGTTTTCGGTCCCGCTGCCGCTGCCTTTCTTGGATTTACAGGAACAATTTCCGGGATTATTGTTATGTTCTGGACTGCAAGGATAGGAGGGTTAAAGCTTGTATCGAGGTTTATAAAGGAACGGCATCTGATAAAATACCAAAAATACATGGAAAAAAATGAGAACACTATACTAATGCTGCTGTTTGTTATTCCGATATTGCCAGATGAAATCATTTGTGTTGGAGCAGGAATGGGTGGGGTTTCATTTAAAAAGTTCCTGGGAATTGCCTCTATTTCCAAAATGGCAACTTCCTTGCTGCTGGCTTACTCTCTTTCTTTGGCCCATGCATTATCCTTATCTGCCTCACAGCTTTTATTAGTCGTTTCGGTTGTGATAGGGGTATTTTACAGTGTATCTCACTTTTATAAAAAGAAGAAGAAAAGAAACTATGAGGATTGTCCGTAG
- a CDS encoding PaaI family thioesterase → MLIKQPFDEFLKFHYERVSESNMKVTLPIQPLFINSAGLVHGGIISTLADVAMGNIFEPDENQMQSVVTADLKVTFLKGATGEFLIANAYLVKRGRTLNHTDCLIYNDQDQLVAKASGIFASI, encoded by the coding sequence ATGCTAATTAAACAGCCTTTTGATGAATTTCTGAAATTCCATTACGAAAGAGTCAGTGAAAGCAATATGAAAGTCACTTTGCCAATCCAGCCGCTCTTTATTAACAGCGCGGGGCTGGTTCATGGAGGCATTATTTCCACTCTTGCGGATGTAGCGATGGGGAATATATTCGAGCCGGATGAAAACCAGATGCAATCCGTGGTGACGGCTGATTTAAAGGTCACTTTCCTAAAGGGGGCGACAGGTGAATTTCTTATCGCTAATGCTTACCTTGTGAAAAGAGGGCGCACCCTCAACCATACAGACTGCCTGATTTATAACGACCAGGATCAGCTGGTTGCCAAAGCATCGGGAATCTTCGCATCTATCTAG